CACGTCCTTGGGACAGCTCACGGGCACCTTCGCCGCGTGCGCCCCGAGGGCTTCGTGGAGCCCACGTTGCTCCCATCCGTTGAAGTCTCCTCGGCCGCTCGCACAGGAGAAGACGGCGCCCAGTTGCTCGGGCTCGATTCGGGCCAGGTGCATCGCGTCCCGCACCGCGCGGGCCAGCGTGTGCGCCTGGTTCGTGAGCGAGCCTCCCCGGTGCCCGGTGCCCAGGACTTCCGCGTGGCGGTGTGCGCCGCGCGTCAGGGCCCGCGTGTGCTCCTCCAGGACCAGGGCGCACGCTGCTTCACTCACCCGCATTCCCTCAGGCAGGGCGATGCCAGCCAGGAGCATGGGGCTCAGGGTGTCCGCGCCCACCACCACCATCCGCTCCGCCTGCCCCTCCTCGATTTGCTGGCAGCCGAAGCGAAGCGCCTCCAGTCCCGCGGCGTGGCCCGAGCACAAGGTCGCGGTGGGACCGCGAAGGTCGTGCACCATGGAGATGTAGCCCGTCGCCGCGTTGGTGACGGTGTTCTGGAACACCACCGGGTTCCCGTAGCGGCCGCCCCGCTCCAGGATGGCTTCCAGGTACTCCGCGTTCGTGGGCAGGCAGCCGTAGCTGGAGCCGAACGCGAT
This genomic stretch from Myxococcus virescens harbors:
- a CDS encoding beta-ketoacyl synthase N-terminal-like domain-containing protein, which produces MSRRIVISGLGAVCPRATGPAALWERFSQGDAGPPSSLAERIPDAAFAKQSAQLRHMDRLGRIALTATTLSIEDAGPGNPLQTGIAFGSSYGCLPTNAEYLEAILERGGRYGNPVVFQNTVTNAATGYISMVHDLRGPTATLCSGHAAGLEALRFGCQQIEEGQAERMVVVGADTLSPMLLAGIALPEGMRVSEAACALVLEEHTRALTRGAHRHAEVLGTGHRGGSLTNQAHTLARAVRDAMHLARIEPEQLGAVFSCASGRGDFNGWEQRGLHEALGAHAAKVPVSCPKDVLGETFSTAGMLAVVLATRALDKGCALVTALGGEGSALAVVLRGGAHD